The proteins below are encoded in one region of Sulfitobacter sp. SK012:
- a CDS encoding helix-turn-helix domain-containing protein, which produces MATQKLYAGAKLRELRTRLGHTQKDFAARLGVSLPYLNQMENNNRPVSTTVVLALASEFGLDVTELSAGDGERLVSDMREALADPLFEGVMPPLADLRLAASNAQGLARAFLTLHQSYRQTQERLASLDEALGREDARASPSPWEEVRDFFHYCDNYIDAVDRAAEHFGRAQAKGVSIRTTAIAALADAGVTVELAEMDALRLYDPDAQSLQISAHASSETQTFQMLVQVALCRNDALLDATLDLARFHTPAARGIAKLGLANYFAGAALMPYRAFQDRAREVRHDLEMLATHFGASIEQVAHRLSTMQRPGAKGIPFFFVRVDQAGTITKRHSATRLQFARFGGACPLWNVHSAFETPGRFLRQLAETPDGVRYISLARDISKSEGRFGAPLRRFAIALGCEIRHAAQLVYADGLDLSRTSAFEPIGISCRICERKTCHQRAVPPLERKLVVNPDRRDILPYRVD; this is translated from the coding sequence ATGGCCACTCAAAAACTCTATGCTGGAGCTAAGCTGCGCGAATTGCGCACACGACTTGGGCACACCCAAAAAGACTTTGCCGCACGACTTGGTGTGTCCCTGCCCTATCTCAACCAAATGGAGAACAACAACCGCCCGGTGTCGACAACTGTGGTGTTGGCGTTGGCGTCAGAATTCGGCCTTGATGTAACGGAACTCAGCGCCGGAGACGGTGAACGTCTGGTCAGCGACATGCGCGAAGCTTTGGCCGATCCACTTTTTGAGGGCGTCATGCCGCCTCTTGCAGATTTACGCCTTGCCGCCTCAAACGCACAGGGCCTAGCACGGGCCTTTCTTACTCTGCACCAAAGCTACCGACAAACCCAAGAACGCCTTGCATCCCTGGACGAAGCACTGGGGCGTGAAGATGCGCGCGCCAGCCCAAGCCCTTGGGAAGAAGTGCGCGACTTCTTTCACTATTGCGATAACTACATCGATGCTGTGGACCGGGCTGCTGAACATTTCGGCAGGGCACAGGCGAAGGGTGTATCGATCCGAACAACGGCCATTGCCGCCCTCGCCGACGCTGGCGTCACGGTCGAGCTGGCAGAAATGGACGCGCTGCGACTGTATGATCCAGACGCACAGAGCTTGCAGATTTCAGCCCATGCCAGCAGCGAAACGCAGACATTTCAGATGCTTGTGCAGGTGGCGCTTTGCCGTAATGACGCGCTGCTTGATGCGACATTGGACCTTGCGCGGTTCCATACTCCGGCGGCACGCGGCATCGCCAAGTTAGGGCTCGCCAACTACTTTGCCGGGGCGGCGCTGATGCCTTACCGCGCGTTTCAAGATCGCGCCCGTGAAGTACGTCATGATCTTGAGATGCTCGCTACCCATTTTGGGGCCTCCATCGAACAGGTGGCGCACCGCCTGTCGACAATGCAGCGGCCCGGCGCAAAGGGCATTCCGTTCTTTTTCGTGCGCGTTGATCAAGCCGGTACAATCACCAAACGTCATTCTGCCACACGGCTGCAATTTGCGCGATTTGGAGGGGCCTGCCCCCTTTGGAACGTGCATAGCGCATTCGAGACACCGGGGCGCTTTTTGCGTCAGTTGGCGGAGACGCCCGATGGTGTCCGCTATATTAGCTTGGCGCGTGACATCTCGAAATCCGAAGGGCGGTTCGGCGCGCCTCTGCGCCGTTTTGCAATCGCCCTAGGGTGCGAGATTCGCCATGCCGCGCAGCTGGTCTATGCCGATGGGCTGGACTTAAGCCGTACGTCAGCATTTGAACCCATCGGTATTTCGTGCCGTATTTGCGAGCGTAAAACGTGCCACCAGCGCGCCGTTCCCCCGTTGGAACGTAAACTGGTCGTAAATCCTGACCGCCGCGACATACTGCCTTACCGTGTCGACTAA
- a CDS encoding thermonuclease family protein gives MRDTVSGSVRVIDGDTFDVGGTRVRLHAVDAPEMDQTCKAVQGATWDCGVWITKVVRDRFAGQIATCTSRDTDRYGRTVATCVVGGQDVGAWLVDQGMAFAYVKYGSDYVAQERVAARANRGLHATQIQAPEDHRRAKRKAAAAPSGECQIKGNISARGTRIYHISGQQFYQQTRISIRKGERWFCSQAAAQAAGWRAARR, from the coding sequence GTGCGGGACACCGTTTCGGGGTCCGTCCGAGTTATTGACGGCGATACCTTTGATGTTGGAGGCACGCGCGTCCGGCTTCATGCGGTCGATGCGCCCGAAATGGACCAAACTTGTAAAGCAGTGCAGGGTGCGACGTGGGATTGCGGCGTTTGGATCACCAAGGTGGTGCGTGACCGGTTTGCAGGTCAAATCGCCACGTGCACGTCGCGCGATACGGATCGATATGGCCGGACGGTAGCAACCTGTGTGGTAGGCGGACAGGATGTTGGCGCGTGGTTGGTCGATCAGGGGATGGCCTTTGCCTATGTCAAATATGGCAGTGACTATGTCGCCCAAGAACGTGTTGCAGCACGGGCAAACCGGGGCCTACATGCCACCCAAATTCAAGCCCCTGAAGACCACCGCCGCGCCAAACGCAAAGCTGCTGCTGCACCAAGCGGGGAGTGCCAGATCAAGGGAAACATATCGGCGAGGGGGACACGCATCTACCACATATCGGGTCAGCAATTTTACCAACAAACCCGCATCTCCATAAGAAAAGGCGAACGGTGGTTTTGCTCTCAAGCCGCGGCACAGGCGGCCGGTTGGCGCGCAGCGCGGCGCTAA
- the betA gene encoding choline dehydrogenase — MDADFIIVGAGSAGCAMAYRLGASGASVLVIEHGGTDAGPFIQMPAALSYPMNMKRYDWGFQSEPEPHLGGRKLVCPRGKVIGGSSSINGMVYVRGHAMDYDHWAEAGADGWGYADVLPYFKRMETWHDGDHGGDPDWRGTDGPLHVSRGPRDNPLFDAFVQAGKQAGYEVTDDYNGEKQEGFGPMEQTVWNGRRWSAANAYLRPAQKQGNVHVIRALARRVVMDGKRAVGVEVKRGGKVEVLRAGREIVLAASSINSPKLLMLSGIGPAAHLAEHGIDVVADRPGVGGNLQDHLEVYLQMAASQPITLYKHWNLVSKAVIGAQWLLTKRGMGASNQFESAAFIRSKPGVQYPDIQYHFLPIAVRYDGKAAAEGHGFQAHTGPMRSKSRGRVSLASADPADEPKIAFNYMSHPDDWEEFRTCIRLTREIFAQEAFAPFVKHEIQPGADVQSDAEIDAFIGEHAESAYHPCGTCRMGRADDRDAVVDSHGRVIGVEGLRVADSSIFPRITNGNLNGPSIMVGEKMADHLLGLDPLPASNDQPWIHPNWQVTQR; from the coding sequence ATGGACGCAGATTTTATTATTGTAGGGGCAGGCAGTGCAGGCTGTGCAATGGCCTACCGCCTAGGTGCATCAGGCGCGTCGGTGTTGGTGATTGAGCACGGCGGCACCGATGCAGGGCCGTTTATTCAGATGCCCGCCGCCCTGAGTTATCCGATGAACATGAAGCGCTACGATTGGGGTTTTCAGTCCGAGCCCGAACCCCATCTGGGTGGGCGCAAGTTGGTGTGTCCACGGGGCAAAGTGATTGGCGGGTCTTCTTCGATCAATGGGATGGTTTATGTGCGTGGGCATGCCATGGATTATGATCACTGGGCCGAGGCTGGTGCGGATGGCTGGGGCTATGCCGATGTGTTGCCCTATTTTAAGCGGATGGAGACTTGGCACGATGGGGATCATGGTGGCGATCCCGATTGGCGCGGCACGGACGGACCGCTGCACGTCAGCCGCGGCCCGCGCGACAACCCGTTGTTCGATGCATTTGTCCAAGCGGGCAAGCAAGCTGGGTACGAAGTAACCGACGACTACAACGGCGAGAAGCAAGAGGGCTTTGGCCCCATGGAGCAGACCGTCTGGAATGGGCGGCGATGGTCGGCGGCAAACGCCTACCTGCGGCCCGCTCAGAAGCAAGGCAATGTGCATGTTATCCGTGCTCTGGCGCGGCGAGTTGTGATGGACGGTAAACGAGCCGTCGGTGTTGAGGTTAAGCGGGGTGGTAAAGTCGAAGTGCTGCGCGCGGGCCGCGAAATTGTACTTGCAGCGTCATCGATCAACTCGCCAAAACTGCTGATGTTGTCGGGGATCGGCCCTGCGGCGCATCTAGCTGAACATGGGATCGATGTGGTCGCTGACCGTCCGGGCGTAGGTGGAAATCTGCAAGACCACCTCGAAGTTTATCTGCAGATGGCAGCGTCCCAACCAATCACGCTTTATAAGCACTGGAATCTGGTATCAAAGGCCGTGATCGGCGCGCAGTGGCTTTTGACGAAACGCGGGATGGGCGCTTCGAACCAGTTTGAAAGTGCGGCCTTCATACGCTCCAAACCGGGCGTGCAATACCCCGATATTCAGTACCATTTCTTGCCGATTGCTGTGCGCTACGATGGGAAAGCCGCTGCTGAAGGGCACGGGTTTCAAGCCCATACAGGACCAATGCGCTCAAAGTCTCGCGGACGTGTCAGCCTTGCCTCTGCAGATCCCGCTGACGAACCAAAGATTGCGTTCAACTACATGTCTCATCCAGACGACTGGGAGGAGTTCCGTACATGTATCCGTCTAACCCGCGAGATTTTTGCGCAGGAAGCCTTTGCGCCGTTTGTAAAACACGAGATCCAGCCGGGGGCGGATGTGCAAAGCGACGCCGAGATCGATGCCTTTATCGGGGAGCATGCGGAGAGCGCTTATCACCCCTGCGGCACCTGCCGAATGGGCCGGGCGGATGACCGGGACGCAGTGGTAGACAGCCATGGACGCGTGATTGGGGTTGAAGGGCTTCGTGTTGCTGACAGCTCGATTTTCCCGCGCATTACCAATGGGAACCTGAATGGACCTTCGATCATGGTGGGCGAGAAAATGGCTGACCATCTGTTGGGTTTGGACCCGTTACCAGCGTCCAATGACCAGCCTTGGATCCATCCGAATTGGCAAGTAACACAACGTTAA
- the betB gene encoding betaine-aldehyde dehydrogenase, translated as MQTQPKASHFIDGRYVEDTAGAPIEVIYPATGEVIATVHAATPAITEQAIVAATRAQGAWAALTGTERGRILRRASDILRERNHDLSVLETYDTGKPYQETSVADATSGADALEFFGGMAATLTGEHIQLGEDWVYTRREPLGLCVGIGAWNYPTQIACWKGAPALACGNAMIFKPSETTPLCALKVAEILHEAGLPAGIYNVVQGRGDVGASLVTDPRVDKVSLTGSVPTGRKVYAAAAAGIKHVTMELGGKSPMIVFDDADIESAISGAIMGNFYSSGQVCSNGTRVFVHRAIKEAFLTRLAERLEGAVIGDPMDPATSFGPMVSENQMNIALSYIEKGKAEGARLVYGGAKLDREGFFMQPTVFADVTDDMVIAREEIFGPVMAVLDFDDEDDVLARANDTEFGLAAGVFTRDLARAHRIAAGFEAGTCYINTYNDAPVEAPFGGSKNSGVGRENSKAAIEHYTQLKSVYVRMGTLEAPF; from the coding sequence ATGCAGACCCAACCCAAAGCAAGCCATTTTATCGACGGCCGTTACGTTGAGGACACCGCAGGTGCCCCGATCGAGGTGATCTATCCCGCCACTGGTGAAGTGATCGCCACCGTGCACGCCGCCACGCCCGCCATCACCGAGCAAGCGATTGTTGCGGCAACCCGTGCCCAAGGCGCATGGGCTGCATTGACCGGAACCGAGCGTGGTCGCATCTTGCGCCGTGCCTCTGACATTCTGCGCGAGCGGAACCATGATCTGAGTGTGCTTGAGACCTATGACACCGGCAAACCCTATCAGGAAACCTCTGTCGCAGATGCGACAAGTGGGGCCGATGCGTTGGAATTTTTTGGCGGAATGGCCGCGACCTTGACGGGTGAGCACATCCAGTTGGGTGAAGATTGGGTCTATACCCGCCGCGAGCCTCTCGGCTTGTGCGTCGGTATCGGCGCGTGGAATTACCCGACCCAGATTGCTTGCTGGAAAGGCGCTCCGGCGCTGGCATGCGGCAATGCGATGATCTTTAAGCCGTCCGAGACCACGCCCCTTTGCGCGCTAAAAGTTGCTGAGATTTTGCATGAAGCCGGGCTGCCTGCTGGGATTTACAACGTGGTGCAGGGGAGGGGCGACGTGGGTGCGTCTCTTGTCACCGACCCTCGCGTAGACAAGGTGTCACTTACCGGATCCGTCCCAACGGGCCGCAAGGTTTATGCAGCGGCGGCGGCCGGTATCAAACATGTCACGATGGAGTTGGGTGGCAAATCGCCAATGATCGTCTTTGATGACGCGGATATCGAAAGCGCAATCTCGGGTGCGATCATGGGCAATTTCTATAGCTCTGGCCAGGTCTGCTCCAATGGCACACGCGTGTTTGTGCACCGCGCAATTAAAGAGGCTTTCCTGACCCGCCTCGCAGAGCGTTTAGAAGGAGCCGTGATTGGTGATCCAATGGACCCGGCCACGTCCTTTGGTCCGATGGTGTCGGAAAACCAGATGAACATCGCGCTAAGCTATATTGAAAAAGGCAAAGCGGAGGGTGCGCGTCTGGTTTACGGCGGTGCAAAGCTGGACCGTGAGGGTTTCTTCATGCAGCCCACCGTTTTTGCAGATGTGACCGACGACATGGTGATCGCACGCGAAGAGATCTTTGGGCCTGTTATGGCTGTTCTGGATTTCGACGATGAAGACGACGTGCTGGCGCGTGCCAATGATACCGAGTTTGGTTTGGCCGCAGGCGTCTTTACCCGTGATTTGGCGCGTGCGCACCGGATCGCTGCAGGGTTTGAGGCGGGGACTTGCTACATCAATACCTATAATGATGCGCCTGTTGAGGCCCCTTTTGGGGGATCGAAGAACTCAGGCGTGGGGCGCGAAAACTCCAAGGCCGCGATTGAGCATTATACTCAGCTGAAATCGGTCTATGTACGTATGGGCACGTTGGAGGCACCTTTCTAA
- a CDS encoding BCCT family transporter: MLTSVISFGVILAFVLVIICVIKWWDLPLTGVTPMPLFTFIAILFTSGLDVGLIMFPLAFDFPLYADTATEPAYAFTNPLALEFGFWGFLIWAFYFLTTFYFCAIEPRVKFFEIPAVKLLNNFVIITTCAFTGALFLIYMPYYIAEVGDGETILPVFYLICFLVILVAAFSSTDLKFVRLLSVSSTVLFFGLIAYMWLNAGMGVGEFVTTASNVGGYFSNIHTFIIPLTEYHEFYLFWWFAWSIMIGQFVSRFVGGLKTWQLLAALLVFPSIPLALWFSVLYYYYLNGIGTAGLPNWAMTIVGIVFVINSFDSLIRLYTDNLNLTTVRFGTTSYVLANTIGLFVLTLLFQSQWLQIQWVGSVVIGIYLMALAYMFFVKRSKLSGLTGEPNFAAE, translated from the coding sequence ATGCTTACGTCTGTAATCTCATTCGGAGTTATCCTGGCATTTGTGCTGGTGATAATCTGCGTCATCAAATGGTGGGACCTACCACTGACAGGCGTCACCCCGATGCCGCTTTTTACCTTTATCGCCATCCTTTTTACGTCCGGTCTAGATGTGGGCCTGATCATGTTCCCGTTGGCTTTTGACTTTCCGCTTTATGCCGATACCGCCACGGAGCCAGCTTATGCCTTTACCAACCCCTTGGCCTTGGAGTTTGGCTTTTGGGGTTTTCTGATTTGGGCATTCTACTTCCTGACGACGTTCTATTTCTGCGCAATCGAGCCGCGGGTGAAATTCTTTGAAATCCCTGCCGTTAAGCTCCTGAACAACTTTGTAATCATCACGACCTGCGCCTTTACCGGCGCGCTGTTCTTGATCTACATGCCGTATTACATCGCCGAAGTGGGCGACGGAGAGACGATTTTGCCGGTCTTCTACCTGATCTGCTTCTTGGTGATCCTTGTGGCGGCGTTTTCTTCAACGGATCTTAAGTTCGTCCGCCTGTTGTCCGTCAGCTCAACAGTGCTTTTCTTTGGCCTGATTGCTTATATGTGGCTGAACGCAGGTATGGGTGTGGGTGAATTTGTGACCACGGCCAGCAATGTCGGTGGCTATTTCAGCAACATCCACACGTTCATCATACCTCTGACGGAATATCACGAATTCTATCTGTTCTGGTGGTTTGCATGGTCGATCATGATCGGTCAATTTGTCAGCCGGTTTGTGGGCGGCCTTAAGACATGGCAGTTGCTGGCGGCTTTGCTGGTGTTCCCGTCAATCCCCTTGGCGTTGTGGTTTTCGGTGCTGTATTACTACTACCTCAACGGGATCGGCACGGCCGGTTTGCCAAATTGGGCCATGACAATTGTGGGGATCGTGTTTGTGATCAACTCGTTTGACTCGCTCATCCGGCTTTATACCGACAACCTCAACCTCACGACTGTGCGCTTTGGCACCACGTCATATGTGCTGGCCAACACCATCGGCCTGTTTGTCCTGACGTTGCTGTTTCAGTCCCAATGGCTGCAGATCCAGTGGGTCGGGTCCGTCGTGATTGGCATTTACCTGATGGCGCTGGCCTACATGTTTTTTGTCAAACGCTCGAAGCTGTCTGGCCTAACAGGCGAGCCGAATTTCGCTGCTGAATAA
- the betC gene encoding choline-sulfatase produces MNKPNILILMVDQLNGTLFPDGPADWLHAPNLKKLAARSTRFANCYTASPLCAPGRAAFMSGQLPSATGVYDNAAEFASSIPTYAHHLRRAGYQTCLSGKMHFVGPDQLHGFEERLTTDIYPADFGWTPDYRKPGERIDWWYHNMGSVTGAGVSEISNQMEYDDAVAYEATRKLYDLSRGQDARPWCLTVSFTHPHDPYVARKKYWDLYNDCEHLQPDVKAMTYEEHDPHSQRIFDANDWRSFDITDQDIQRSRQAYFANISYLDDKVGEILQTLEDTRQEAIIMFVSDHGDMLGERGLWFKMSFFEGSARVPMMIAAPQMEPGLHTTPVSNIDVCPTLCELAGVSMDEVMDWTTGQSLVPMGQGVERTEPVAMEYAAEGTQTPMVSLRYGKWKFNRCAIDPDQLFDLEADPHELNNLAEHPEHQGTRSTLRAKSEARWDLAAYDADVRKSQARRWVVYEALRQGGYYPWDYQPLRDASEAYMRNHMDLNVLEENKRFPRGE; encoded by the coding sequence ATGAACAAGCCCAACATCCTGATCCTGATGGTTGACCAGTTGAACGGGACATTGTTCCCTGATGGTCCTGCCGACTGGCTGCATGCGCCCAACCTCAAAAAGCTTGCTGCGCGCTCGACCCGTTTTGCGAATTGCTATACAGCCAGTCCGCTTTGTGCGCCGGGACGCGCGGCGTTCATGTCGGGGCAACTTCCATCGGCGACAGGGGTCTATGACAACGCGGCTGAATTCGCATCATCAATTCCCACATACGCACATCACCTGCGGCGTGCGGGCTATCAAACATGTTTGTCAGGCAAGATGCATTTTGTCGGCCCAGACCAACTTCACGGGTTCGAAGAACGCCTGACCACCGATATCTATCCTGCTGATTTCGGGTGGACACCAGATTACCGCAAGCCGGGTGAACGTATCGATTGGTGGTACCACAATATGGGCTCCGTCACCGGCGCGGGTGTGTCCGAGATTTCAAACCAGATGGAATATGACGACGCCGTGGCGTATGAGGCGACGCGCAAGCTTTATGATTTATCACGCGGTCAAGATGCGCGGCCTTGGTGCCTCACGGTCAGCTTTACGCACCCGCATGACCCTTATGTAGCGCGCAAGAAGTATTGGGATTTGTACAACGATTGCGAGCACTTGCAGCCCGACGTTAAGGCGATGACTTATGAGGAGCACGACCCTCACTCACAGCGTATTTTTGACGCCAACGATTGGCGTAGCTTTGACATAACGGATCAAGACATCCAGCGCTCACGCCAAGCTTATTTCGCCAATATCAGCTACCTCGATGATAAGGTCGGCGAGATCCTGCAGACGCTTGAAGACACCCGGCAAGAGGCGATCATAATGTTCGTCTCGGATCACGGGGACATGCTGGGCGAACGGGGCCTTTGGTTCAAGATGAGCTTTTTCGAAGGCTCGGCCCGCGTGCCAATGATGATCGCCGCTCCGCAGATGGAGCCTGGTCTGCACACGACGCCCGTCAGTAACATCGACGTCTGCCCGACACTTTGCGAGCTTGCCGGCGTCTCCATGGACGAGGTGATGGATTGGACCACCGGTCAGTCGCTTGTGCCCATGGGGCAGGGTGTGGAACGCACCGAACCCGTGGCGATGGAATACGCGGCCGAGGGAACCCAAACACCGATGGTGTCGCTGCGCTACGGCAAATGGAAGTTTAACCGCTGTGCAATTGATCCCGATCAACTCTTTGATCTGGAAGCCGATCCGCATGAGTTGAACAATCTTGCAGAGCATCCTGAGCATCAGGGCACCCGCAGTACGTTGCGCGCCAAGTCAGAAGCGCGTTGGGATCTGGCGGCCTATGACGCGGATGTGCGCAAATCCCAAGCCCGCCGTTGGGTTGTCTATGAAGCGCTGCGTCAGGGCGGTTATTATCCATGGGATTACCAACCCCTGCGCGATGCATCAGAGGCCTATATGCGCAATCATATGGACCTCAACGTGCTTGAGGAAAACAAACGGTTCCCACGCGGGGAATAA
- the betI gene encoding choline-binding transcriptional repressor BetI yields the protein MPKVGMEPLRRASLVEATISEIGRARSLDVTVGQIAKAAGMSTALAHHYFGGKDQIFFAAMRHILVEYGVEVRTALAGTQTPRERAEAIVRANFAQTCFTPETICAWMSLYAAASKGGRMQRLLRLYQGRLRSNLRHALRPISAQPEADAETLAALIDGLYLRAALSEAATADDARNAAMSILDLLLDMPK from the coding sequence ATGCCCAAAGTTGGAATGGAGCCGCTGCGCCGTGCCTCATTGGTAGAGGCGACGATCTCCGAGATTGGGCGGGCCCGGTCGCTTGACGTGACCGTCGGCCAAATTGCCAAGGCCGCCGGTATGTCCACCGCACTTGCGCACCACTATTTTGGCGGCAAGGATCAGATCTTCTTTGCGGCAATGCGCCATATCCTTGTTGAATACGGGGTTGAGGTCCGCACGGCGCTGGCCGGTACCCAAACACCTCGGGAACGGGCCGAAGCAATTGTGCGCGCGAATTTCGCCCAAACCTGTTTCACCCCAGAGACGATTTGCGCATGGATGTCGCTTTATGCTGCTGCCAGCAAGGGTGGGCGGATGCAGCGTTTGCTACGGCTTTATCAGGGGCGTCTGCGGTCCAACCTGCGCCACGCCCTGCGCCCGATCAGTGCGCAGCCCGAGGCTGATGCAGAAACACTGGCTGCCCTCATCGACGGACTTTATCTGCGGGCCGCTTTGTCAGAGGCCGCAACTGCCGACGATGCGCGCAATGCCGCGATGTCGATCCTTGATCTGTTGCTGGATATGCCCAAATGA
- a CDS encoding DMT family transporter, with product MATQLPHRPMTGIFLMLVTGVCFILVTALVKSMGSRMPAAEAAFLRYAMGLVFVLPVISTLRAAHLTRRQWQLFTIRGLCHACGVILWFYAMTRIPIAEVTAMNYLAPIYVTIGAAIFLGERLAARRIFAVVMGLVGAAIILRPGFREVGSGHLAMLIAAVVFAASYLIAKLLADETKPAVVVAMLSVFVTISLAPFAAYDWIVPNAKELTFLAAVACFATAGHFTMTLAFAAAPVTVTQPVTFLQLIWAAALGAFMFAEPVDIWVVVGGFVILASVTFITWREAVLKGRHITPHTNETKV from the coding sequence ATGGCCACACAGCTTCCTCATCGCCCCATGACCGGTATCTTTTTGATGCTTGTAACGGGCGTTTGTTTCATCTTGGTGACCGCATTGGTCAAATCAATGGGGTCGCGCATGCCCGCTGCTGAGGCGGCATTTCTGCGCTACGCAATGGGATTGGTGTTTGTGCTGCCCGTGATCTCAACCCTCAGGGCGGCGCATTTGACACGCCGACAGTGGCAGCTTTTTACAATCCGGGGGCTGTGCCATGCGTGCGGTGTGATCCTCTGGTTCTACGCGATGACCCGCATACCAATCGCAGAGGTGACGGCGATGAATTACCTTGCGCCGATCTACGTGACTATCGGCGCTGCGATATTTCTGGGAGAGAGGCTGGCAGCGCGCCGAATTTTCGCTGTGGTAATGGGGTTGGTAGGGGCCGCGATCATTCTGCGCCCCGGTTTTCGTGAGGTCGGCAGCGGCCACCTAGCCATGCTGATCGCAGCAGTGGTCTTCGCCGCAAGCTATTTGATTGCCAAGCTCCTTGCGGATGAAACGAAACCAGCCGTTGTCGTCGCAATGTTGTCGGTCTTTGTGACCATCAGTTTGGCACCATTTGCGGCCTATGACTGGATCGTACCCAATGCCAAAGAGCTGACATTTCTAGCTGCCGTCGCCTGCTTTGCCACGGCCGGGCATTTCACCATGACGCTGGCCTTTGCTGCCGCTCCAGTGACAGTGACGCAACCGGTGACGTTCTTGCAGTTGATCTGGGCCGCAGCGCTGGGGGCGTTCATGTTTGCGGAACCGGTAGATATCTGGGTCGTGGTCGGCGGGTTTGTCATCCTCGCCTCTGTCACCTTTATCACGTGGCGAGAGGCGGTTCTGAAGGGCCGCCACATCACACCCCACACGAATGAGACAAAGGTTTAG
- a CDS encoding LysE/ArgO family amino acid transporter — protein MTSFLPGFALSLTLILAIGAQNAFVLRQGLKRQHVLAVCLICAVSDALLIIAGVAGFGALAQALPWFEIAMRYGGAAFLIWYGWRNAKSAWRGGAALDIEGSTEQSLPRIAATLLALTWLNPHVYLDTVVLIGSISAQYPDRFAFGVGAVMASFVFFFALGYGARLLGPLFTRPRSWQILDGLIALTMWGIAAKLIFG, from the coding sequence ATCACATCTTTTCTGCCCGGCTTTGCGCTTAGTCTGACGTTGATCCTTGCGATCGGTGCACAAAATGCATTCGTTTTGCGGCAGGGGTTAAAGCGGCAACATGTGTTGGCCGTCTGCCTGATCTGCGCGGTGTCGGATGCGTTGTTGATCATCGCTGGGGTGGCAGGGTTCGGTGCACTGGCCCAAGCGTTGCCGTGGTTTGAAATCGCGATGCGCTACGGCGGGGCCGCTTTCTTGATCTGGTACGGCTGGCGCAATGCAAAGAGCGCGTGGCGCGGAGGCGCGGCCTTGGACATTGAAGGCAGCACCGAGCAAAGCTTGCCACGGATCGCGGCGACCTTGCTAGCGCTGACGTGGCTAAACCCGCATGTCTACCTCGATACAGTCGTGTTGATCGGATCGATCTCGGCGCAATATCCTGACCGGTTTGCATTTGGCGTCGGCGCTGTGATGGCGAGCTTTGTCTTCTTCTTCGCGCTTGGATACGGTGCGCGCCTGTTGGGTCCACTTTTTACCCGCCCCCGAAGCTGGCAAATCTTAGACGGGCTCATCGCACTCACGATGTGGGGCATCGCGGCCAAACTGATCTTTGGTTAA
- a CDS encoding YebC/PmpR family DNA-binding transcriptional regulator has protein sequence MAGHSKWANIQHRKGRQDKLRAKVFSKMSKEITVAAKMGDPDPDKNPRLRMAVKEAKSVSVPKEVIDRAIKKSQAGEGDDYEEIRYEGYGPNGVAVIVEAMTDNRNRTASTVRSTFTKNGGNLGETGSVGFMFDRKGEVTYSVDTGDADTVMMAAIEAGAEDVESTEEGHVIWCADTDLNDVATGLEGELGESDSTKLVWKPNITTEMDLESMQKLMRLMDALEDDDDVQRVTTNFEASDEVMEQLSEE, from the coding sequence ATGGCAGGCCACTCAAAATGGGCAAATATCCAACACCGCAAAGGGCGTCAGGACAAATTGCGCGCCAAGGTATTTTCCAAGATGTCCAAGGAAATTACGGTAGCCGCCAAAATGGGCGATCCTGATCCTGACAAAAACCCCCGTTTGCGCATGGCCGTGAAGGAAGCAAAATCTGTTTCTGTGCCAAAGGAAGTGATTGATCGGGCGATCAAGAAATCCCAAGCAGGCGAGGGCGATGATTACGAAGAAATCCGCTATGAGGGCTACGGTCCCAATGGCGTGGCTGTGATCGTCGAAGCAATGACCGACAACCGCAATCGCACGGCCTCAACGGTGCGGTCGACCTTTACCAAGAACGGCGGCAACCTCGGCGAAACCGGCAGTGTTGGTTTTATGTTCGACCGCAAAGGCGAGGTGACATATTCCGTTGATACGGGCGATGCCGATACGGTGATGATGGCCGCGATTGAAGCTGGCGCTGAAGATGTTGAAAGCACCGAAGAGGGGCATGTGATCTGGTGTGCGGACACGGATCTGAACGATGTCGCGACCGGGCTTGAGGGCGAATTGGGCGAATCCGATTCTACCAAACTGGTCTGGAAGCCCAATATCACAACTGAAATGGATCTAGAGAGCATGCAAAAGCTGATGAGGCTGATGGATGCGCTCGAAGACGACGACGACGTACAGCGGGTCACCACCAATTTCGAGGCCTCAGATGAGGTCATGGAACAGCTGTCCGAAGAATGA